In one Alnus glutinosa chromosome 12, dhAlnGlut1.1, whole genome shotgun sequence genomic region, the following are encoded:
- the LOC133851990 gene encoding guanosine deaminase, whose amino-acid sequence MEEANVVGAKDGTISVASAFAGHQEVVQDRDHKFLTQAVEEAYKGVECGDGGPFGAVVVHNDEVVVSCHNMVLRNTDPTAHAEVTAIREACKKLNQIELSECEIYASCEPCPMCFGAIHLSRIKRLVYGAKAEAAISIGFDDFIADALRGTGFYQKAHLEIKKADGTGAVIAEQVFEKTKAKFTMY is encoded by the exons ATGGAGGAGGCTAACG TGGTGGGAGCTAAAGATGGAACAATTTCTGTAGCTTCTGCCTTTGCTGGCCATCAAGAAG TTGTACAGGATCGAGACCACAAATTCTTAACCCAAGCAGTTGAAGAAGCATATAAAGGGGTTGAATGTGGAGATGGAGGCCCATTTGGTGCAGTTGTTGTTCATAATGATGAGGTAGTTGTAAGCTGTCACAACATGGTTTTGAGAAACACTGACCCGACTGCACATGCAGAGGTTACTGCAATAAGAGAG GCCTGTAAAAAGTTGAATCAAATTGAGCTCTCAGAGTGTGAGATATATGCGTCTTGTGAGCCTTGTCCAATGTGCTTTGGTGCCATCCATCTTTCAAGAATCAAG aggtTGGTTTATGGAGCCAAAGCTGAAGCAGCTATATCGATCGGGTTTGATGATTTCATTGCGGATGCATTAAGAGGCACAGGGTTTTACCAGAAGGCTCACCTGGAGATCAAGAAAGCCGATGGTACTGGAGCTGTTATAGCAGAACAAGTGTTTGAGAAGACAAAAGCAAAGTTTACCATGTATTGA
- the LOC133852617 gene encoding probable transcription factor At5g28040, whose product MISSFVGWILFSSSSSSSSSSSSSSQCEEEEEDDDDYISTHNIDIIINDEEEKKKKDVVSTDDDRNIPVGIAVTDASASVTLALPATAAAVGDRPPITTTTTTTVIGNRKRRRNDDDDDRDARRSLFHRIWTKEDEMELLQGFLDYKTRRGSTHCNDTALFYDQIRSKLQVVFNKNQLFEKLRRLKKKYRNFLYKIDSDKDFSFRSAHDQATFEISRKIWGVDDDHDHEPSPNLEDLNLVNVKVESEEVVGDSRPPKAIKSNNGSASNHKNIDNDDHNDNIEETMRSSCLSPLFKELLSNAFSPMSAPLSPAGVSATTMNLRSGEAVDEKWREQRILELEEYSKRLELIQDQIKGALEELRSMGG is encoded by the coding sequence ATGATTTCTTCATTCGTTGGCTGGATTCTGTTCTCTTCCTCTTCGTCTTCCTCTTcgtcttcctcttcttcctcccaatgcgaagaagaagaagaagacgatgaCGACTACATTTCGACTCACAATATTGACATTATCATCAACGACGaggaggagaaaaagaaaaaagacgtCGTCTCGACTGACGATGATCGCAATATTCCAGTCGGCATAGCTGTCACCGACGCCTCCGCGTCTGTCACCTTAGCACTCCCCGCCACTGCCGCTGCGGTAGGGGATCGCCCTCCGATtacaaccaccaccaccaccaccgtcATCGGCAATCGAAAACGGCGTCGCaatgacgacgacgacgacaGAGATGCTCGGAGATCACTGTTCCATAGGATTTGGACCAAGGAGGACGAGATGGAGCTCTTGCAAGGGTTCCTGGATTACAAAACGCGACGTGGCAGCACTCACTGCAACGACACCGCATTGTTCTACGACCAAATCAGGTCCAAGCTCCAGGTGGTTTTCAACAAGAACCAACTCTTCGAAAAGCTCCGCAGGCTAAAGAAGAAGTACCGGAACTTTCTTTACAAAATCGACTCCGacaaagatttttcttttaggAGCGCTCACGATCAGGCCACGTTTGAAATTTCTCGTAAGATCTGGGGCGTGGACGATGATCATGATCATGAACCAAGTCCTAACCTTGAGGACCTCAATCTTGTCAATGTTAAGGTGGAGAGCGAGGAAGTTGTCGGTGATTCGAGGCCTCCCAAGGCGATAAAATCGAATAATGGGTCGGCGTCAAACCACAAAAACATCGACAACGATGATCATAACGATAATATTGAGGAGACAATGAGGAGTAGTTGTTTGTCGCCGTTGTTTAAGGAGTTGTTGAGTAATGCCTTCAGTCCGATGTCGGCGCCATTGAGTCCTGCCGGGGTGTCGGCGACGACAATGAATTTGCGGAGCGGGGAAGCGGTGGATGAGAAGTGGAGGGAGCAACGGATTTTGGAGTTGGAGGAGTATTCGAAGCGGTTGGAGTTAATACAGGATCAGATTAAGGGAGCATTGGAGGAATTGCGGTCTATGGGAGGGTGA
- the LOC133851591 gene encoding probable transcription factor At3g04930, translating into MASSEQDDTVFPEEDLDDDDDELSEDDDEDEDEIEIENDDVINSASPSTSSPAADAVTVAVPASSVPNGGLAISTSAIATTMAIVTSSSTPSPIRHRIEAEEKKPQPQPIDDSRRLFQRLWTDEDEIELLQGFLDYTTSRGSTHHNDTALFYDQIKSKLQLDFNKNQLVEKLRRLKKKYRNVLGKITAGKDFSFKSPHDQATFEISRKIWSNAENATGRLAVDDSVFDDEDPNLKNPNFTDEIVEKKPNLTPKSRKRPRTATRSEEKRIPSQTDNKTNGNDNTNASNLGGMIEETVRSCLSPLFKELLSNAMGVGGRGIGIGFGGLGMNAMAMNAMPLSFGGGEGSATDERWRKQQILELEVYAKRLELVQDQIRAALEELRSTGR; encoded by the coding sequence ATGGCCTCCTCCGAGCAAGACGACACCGTTTTCCCCGAAGAAGACCTCGACGATGACGACGACGAATTATCCGAAGACGACGACGAGGACGAGGACGAAATCGAAATCGAAAACGATGACGTCATCAACTCCGCCTCCCCATCCACCTCATCGCCCGCCGCCGACGCTGTGACCGTCGCCGTACCGGCTTCCTCGGTCCCCAACGGCGGCCTGGCGATTTCCACGTCGGCAATCGCCACCACCATGGCGATCGTCACGTCCTCCTCTACGCCTTCCCCTATACGACACCGTATCGAGGCCGAGGAGAAAAAGCCCCAGCCCCAGCCCATCGACGACTCGCGCAGGCTGTTCCAGCGGCTTTGGACCGACGAGGACGAGATCGAGCTCCTCCAGGGATTCCTCGACTACACGACGTCGCGGGGCTCCACGCACCACAACGACACCGCTTTGTTCTACGACCAGATCAAGTCCAAGCTCCAGCTCGACTTCAACAAGAACCAGCTCGTCGAGAAGCTTCGCCGTTTGAAGAAGAAGTACCGCAACGTCCTTGGTAAGATCACCGCCGGAAAGGACTTCTCCTTCAAGAGCCCCCACGACCAGGCCACCTTCGAAATCTCCCGCAAGATCTGGAGCAACGCCGAGAACGCAACCGGCCGCCTCGCTGTCGACGATTCTGTCTTCGACGACGAAGATCCcaacctcaaaaaccctaacttcACCGACGAAATAGTCGAGAAGAAGCCGAATTTGACCCCAAAGTCGCGCAAGCGGCCCCGAACAGCGACTCGCAGCGAAGAGAAGCGAATTCCGTCGCAAACAGATAACAAAACTAACGGCAATGACAATACTAACGCTAGCAATTTGGGGGGTATGATTGAAGAGACGGTGAGGAGCTGCTTGTCGCCGCTGTTCAAGGAGCTGCTGAGCAATGCGATGGGGGTTGGGGGAAGAGGAATCGGAATTGGGTTCGGGGGATTGGGAATGAACGCGATGGCGATGAACGCGATGCCGTTGAGTTTCGGCGGAGGGGAAGGATCGGCGACGGACGAGCGGTGGAGGAAGCAGCAGATACTGGAGCTGGAGGTGTACGCCAAGCGGTTGGAGTTGGTGCAGGATCAGATTCGGGCGGCCTTGGAGGAGTTGCGGTCCACGGGACGGTGA
- the LOC133883135 gene encoding uncharacterized protein LOC133883135, with amino-acid sequence MACAATRPTFSFHLSSSFPQSSPPKPRPHFIKLSILHKPHRLISTAHSIDISKEDTPTSSEQPASPPEEPQESQEKIDKRRLEEKFAVLNTGIYECRSCGHKYDEAVGDPLYPIPPGLQFDKLPEDWRCPTCGAARSFFESKSVEIAGFAENQQFGLGGNALTSGQKAVLIYGSLLVFFVLFLSGYWLQ; translated from the coding sequence ATGGCTTGTGCAGCAACAAGACCCACCTTCTCTTTCCACCTCTCATCCTCTTTCCCTCAATCCTCACCGCCAAAACCCAGACCCCATTTCATCAAACTCTCAATCCTTCACAAGCCCCACAGGCTGATCAGCACCGCACACTCCATTGACATATCCAAAGAAGACACGCCCACATCAAGCGAGCAACCAGCTTCACCCCCTGAAGAGCCGCAAGAATCTCAAGAAAAGATCGACAAGCGCCGCCTGGAAGAGAAGTTTGCGGTGTTAAACACCGGTATCTACGAGTGCAGGTCTTGTGGCCACAAGTACGATGAAGCGGTGGGAGACCCGTTATATCCGATACCGCCGGGTCTGCAGTTTGATAAGTTGCCGGAGGATTGGAGATGCCCGACTTGTGGGGCGGCGAGGAGCTTCTTTGAGAGTAAGAGTGTGGAGATTGCTGGGTTTGCCGAGAACCAACAGTTTGGGCTTGGAGGAAATGCTCTGACTTCTGGGCAGAAGGCTGTGCTTATATATGGGagcttgttggttttctttgtgTTGTTCTTGTCTGGGTACTGGCTGCAATAG